A single window of Psychrobacter raelei DNA harbors:
- the hppD gene encoding 4-hydroxyphenylpyruvate dioxygenase, which translates to MADLFDNPMGLRGFDFVEFASPEPALVAELFEKLGFTHVANHRSKDVALYRQGDINLILNREPRSQASYFVEEHGPGACSMGFRVADSRQAYKRAIEQGAQPVEIPTGVMELKLPAIKGIGGSLIYLIDRFEEGSSIYDVDFEFLPGVDKHPKGFGFKVIDHLTHNVYRGRMAYWADFYERIFNFREIRYFDIKGEYTGLTSKAMTAPDGKIRIPLNEEARQGGGQIEEYLMQFNGEGIQHIALLSDDLLASIDQLKAAGIPLMTAPNDTYYKMLDERLPGHGETVSELQTRGILLDGTTEGGTPRLLLQIFSETILGSPVFFEFIQRKGDYEEGFGEGNFKALFESIERDQLRRGTIDADGASDKDTATAV; encoded by the coding sequence ATGGCAGATTTATTTGACAACCCTATGGGTCTTCGTGGTTTTGACTTCGTAGAGTTTGCCTCTCCTGAGCCTGCATTGGTGGCAGAGCTTTTTGAAAAATTAGGCTTTACCCATGTGGCCAACCACAGATCCAAAGACGTGGCCTTGTATCGTCAAGGCGATATCAACCTTATTTTAAACCGAGAGCCAAGAAGTCAAGCCAGCTACTTCGTTGAAGAGCATGGGCCGGGTGCTTGTAGCATGGGCTTTCGAGTGGCTGACTCTCGACAAGCTTATAAGCGTGCCATCGAGCAAGGTGCTCAGCCTGTTGAGATACCCACTGGAGTTATGGAGCTTAAGTTGCCAGCCATCAAAGGCATTGGCGGCTCGCTTATCTATCTGATTGACCGCTTTGAGGAAGGTAGCTCTATTTATGATGTAGATTTTGAGTTTTTACCGGGTGTGGACAAGCATCCTAAAGGCTTTGGCTTTAAGGTTATCGACCATTTAACTCATAACGTCTATCGTGGTCGTATGGCGTATTGGGCCGACTTCTATGAGCGTATCTTTAATTTTCGTGAAATTCGCTACTTTGATATCAAAGGTGAATACACCGGCCTAACCAGCAAGGCCATGACGGCGCCTGATGGTAAAATCCGCATTCCGCTCAATGAAGAAGCACGTCAAGGTGGCGGCCAGATTGAAGAGTATCTCATGCAATTTAATGGCGAGGGTATTCAGCACATTGCGCTACTAAGTGATGACTTATTGGCCAGTATCGATCAGCTAAAAGCGGCCGGCATTCCGCTAATGACAGCGCCCAATGATACCTATTACAAAATGCTTGATGAGCGTCTACCTGGGCATGGCGAGACAGTCTCAGAGCTACAGACCCGAGGCATCTTACTCGATGGCACCACAGAGGGCGGCACGCCAAGACTGCTGTTACAAATTTTCTCTGAGACCATTTTAGGCAGCCCGGTGTTCTTTGAGTTTATCCAGCGCAAAGGCGATTATGAAGAAGGCTTCGGCGAGGGTAACTTCAAGGCGTTGTTTGAGTCTATTGAGCGTGACCAGCTGCGCCGCGGTACCATTGATGCTGATGGGGCCTCAGACAAAGATACGGCCACTGCAGTTTAA
- a CDS encoding S-(hydroxymethyl)glutathione dehydrogenase/class III alcohol dehydrogenase → MSDKFIKSKAAVAWGPNEPLKIEEVDVMLPRKGEVLIKVLASGVCHTDAYTLSGADPEGVFPAILGHEGGGIVEQVGEGVTSVQVGDHVIPLYTAECGVCKMCTSGKTNLCSAVRETQGKGLMPDGTTRFYKDGEPIYHYMGCSTFSEYTVLPEISLAKVNKDAPLEEVCLLGCGVTTGMGAVMNTAKVEKGSTVAIFGLGGIGLAAVIGAVMAGASRIIGIDVNESKFELAKKLGATDLINPKDYDHPIQDIIIELTDGGVDYSFECIGNVDVMRSALECCHKGWGESVIIGVAGAGQEISTRPFQLVTGRVWKGSAFGGVKGRTELPGYVERYLAGEIPLQDFITHTMPLEDINEAFDLMHEGKSIRSVIHFDALKQSAANS, encoded by the coding sequence ATGTCTGATAAATTTATTAAATCAAAAGCAGCCGTCGCTTGGGGCCCAAATGAGCCTTTAAAAATTGAAGAAGTGGATGTCATGCTGCCTCGCAAAGGTGAAGTGTTGATTAAAGTACTTGCCAGCGGCGTGTGTCATACCGATGCTTATACCCTATCAGGTGCCGATCCTGAAGGCGTTTTTCCCGCCATTTTGGGCCATGAAGGTGGCGGTATCGTTGAGCAAGTCGGCGAAGGGGTGACCAGCGTTCAGGTGGGTGACCATGTGATTCCTTTATACACCGCAGAGTGTGGCGTGTGTAAAATGTGTACTTCTGGCAAAACCAACCTTTGCTCAGCCGTACGTGAGACTCAAGGTAAAGGCTTAATGCCCGATGGTACCACCCGCTTTTATAAAGATGGTGAGCCCATTTATCATTATATGGGCTGCTCTACTTTCTCTGAATACACGGTGTTGCCTGAGATTTCACTGGCCAAGGTCAATAAAGATGCGCCGCTTGAAGAAGTGTGCTTACTTGGCTGCGGTGTGACCACTGGTATGGGCGCTGTGATGAATACTGCAAAAGTTGAGAAAGGCTCAACTGTGGCGATTTTTGGTTTGGGCGGTATTGGCTTGGCTGCAGTGATTGGCGCGGTGATGGCAGGCGCGAGCCGCATCATTGGTATCGATGTCAATGAGAGCAAGTTTGAATTGGCCAAAAAACTAGGCGCTACCGATTTAATCAATCCAAAAGACTACGACCACCCTATTCAAGACATCATCATCGAATTAACCGATGGCGGCGTAGATTATTCATTTGAATGTATTGGTAACGTTGATGTGATGCGCTCAGCACTTGAGTGTTGTCATAAAGGCTGGGGCGAGTCGGTTATTATCGGTGTGGCCGGTGCAGGTCAAGAGATCTCTACCCGTCCGTTCCAGTTAGTCACCGGTCGTGTATGGAAAGGCTCTGCCTTTGGCGGCGTCAAAGGCCGTACTGAATTACCCGGCTATGTTGAACGTTACCTGGCAGGTGAAATCCCATTACAAGACTTCATTACGCACACCATGCCCTTAGAGGACATCAATGAAGCATTCGACTTAATGCATGAGGGTAAAAGTATTCGCAGTGTTATTCACTTTGATGCGTTAAAACAGTCTGCCGCTAACAGCTAG
- a CDS encoding 4a-hydroxytetrahydrobiopterin dehydratase has protein sequence MTQLSQASCEVCRIGAPTVTDLEAKELLTQVPEWSIVEIEGIKQLHRVYKFKNFVKAMAFANQVADISEAEGHHPGLFVEWGKVTVSWWSHSIKGLHHNDFVMAAKTDVLYQP, from the coding sequence ATGACCCAATTATCTCAAGCCAGCTGTGAAGTTTGCCGTATCGGCGCGCCCACAGTAACCGACCTCGAGGCCAAAGAGCTGTTAACTCAAGTCCCTGAGTGGTCAATAGTCGAAATTGAGGGCATCAAACAGCTACACCGAGTGTACAAATTTAAAAACTTTGTCAAAGCCATGGCGTTTGCCAATCAAGTGGCGGACATCAGTGAGGCAGAAGGTCATCACCCAGGGTTATTTGTCGAGTGGGGCAAGGTCACTGTGAGCTGGTGGTCACATAGTATCAAAGGTCTGCATCATAATGATTTTGTGATGGCTGCCAAAACTGATGTGCTGTATCAGCCTTAA
- a CDS encoding LysR family transcriptional regulator translates to MNITLRQLNAFIHVAETGSFTRASDKMHLTQSAVSGLIKELENTLNVVLFDRTTRQLSLSVVGHHLLPQARRVLNELTLFENEASSLTSLAQGTVRLAVSQFAASSMPAVIAQFAKLYPEIKVSLLDCSAEDVLQHIENIEVDLGVGVELNTDQNDENLSADLLYELPFCIVLPQAHPLACEPVVKWDDLLGLPLITLNGPFIDHVTLELSEPMALQIKNAAYKVNFMSTALEMTRQGFGVTLCLPYMPEVIDWISANNLVLKCLAEPVKLRKFYIYQRSSRALSPASKTFKCFLQHYFEDYFTSLANIGFLSHTPTQDSQ, encoded by the coding sequence ATGAATATAACTTTGCGTCAATTAAATGCATTTATCCATGTGGCGGAAACTGGCAGTTTTACGCGCGCCAGCGATAAAATGCACCTCACCCAATCTGCAGTCAGTGGGCTGATTAAAGAGCTGGAGAACACCTTAAATGTGGTGCTGTTTGACCGTACTACTCGCCAGCTGTCGCTTTCTGTGGTTGGCCACCATTTATTACCGCAAGCTCGGCGGGTACTCAATGAGCTGACCTTATTCGAAAATGAAGCCTCAAGCTTAACCAGCTTGGCTCAGGGTACAGTACGTCTGGCGGTCTCACAATTTGCCGCCTCATCGATGCCGGCGGTCATTGCTCAATTTGCCAAGCTGTATCCGGAGATTAAGGTGAGTCTGCTTGACTGCTCAGCTGAGGATGTGCTGCAGCATATTGAAAACATCGAGGTGGATTTGGGCGTGGGGGTTGAGCTAAACACCGATCAAAACGATGAAAACCTGAGCGCTGATCTACTATATGAGCTACCGTTTTGTATTGTGTTGCCACAAGCGCATCCGCTGGCCTGTGAGCCTGTGGTGAAATGGGATGATTTATTGGGTCTGCCCCTAATCACGCTCAACGGACCGTTTATTGATCATGTCACCTTAGAGCTCAGCGAGCCTATGGCGCTACAAATCAAGAATGCTGCCTACAAAGTTAACTTTATGTCCACTGCGCTTGAGATGACCCGCCAAGGATTTGGCGTTACGCTATGCCTACCTTATATGCCTGAGGTCATCGACTGGATAAGTGCCAACAACCTAGTGCTCAAGTGCTTGGCTGAGCCGGTTAAATTACGCAAGTTTTATATCTATCAGCGCTCATCACGGGCGCTATCGCCAGCGAGCAAAACTTTCAAATGCTTCTTACAGCATTACTTTGAGGATTACTTCACCAGTCTTGCCAACATAGGTTTTTTATCTCACACACCGACTCAAGACAGCCAATAG
- a CDS encoding aminoacyl-histidine dipeptidase, which produces MSNNPFSSLTPALVWHYFYALTQIPRPSYEEEAVQQFVLDEAAKLGLWAERDAAGNVLVRKPATAGMENAPGVILQNHLDMVAQKNADSSHNFSTDPIDAYIDPELNNEWVTAKGTTLGADNGIGAASALAVLASKDIEHGPLEALFTATEETGMDGAKGLQGGWLQGSLLLNLDTEELGDICIGCAGGVDATFTLPITWQTPKAAQAYRLSVKGLKGGHSGVDIHKQRGNAALIISRLLDSVSEHIEVAAINAGNLRNAIPREADAVFVSDLDESELNPLLTTEVDIIRRGLPLEDRNMSVSLERTDMPKQTWHSDSQHTLLTAIRLCPNGVDRMSMDTPGVVETSVNLAKIDTQDNQLELQSLLRSLDDAARDDLADRMKRLFESFGAKVQLAGEYPGWKPEPGAAVIDTVIEQGRKLLGQEPNVTVIHAGLECGLLGQNYPQWQMVSFGPTIEMPHSPDERVNIASVATFWDWLVLVLSALK; this is translated from the coding sequence ATGTCAAATAACCCCTTCTCAAGCCTTACCCCCGCCTTAGTGTGGCACTACTTTTATGCCTTAACCCAAATTCCGCGTCCCTCTTATGAAGAAGAGGCCGTGCAGCAGTTTGTACTCGATGAAGCGGCCAAACTAGGATTGTGGGCTGAGCGTGACGCAGCCGGTAACGTGCTGGTGCGTAAGCCTGCCACAGCCGGTATGGAGAATGCGCCTGGGGTCATTTTGCAAAACCATCTGGACATGGTCGCCCAAAAAAATGCCGACAGCAGCCACAACTTTAGCACCGATCCTATTGACGCTTATATCGATCCAGAGCTTAATAATGAATGGGTCACCGCCAAGGGCACGACGTTAGGCGCTGACAATGGTATTGGGGCTGCCTCAGCGCTTGCGGTACTGGCCTCCAAGGATATCGAGCATGGTCCGTTAGAAGCTTTATTCACCGCAACCGAAGAAACCGGCATGGACGGGGCCAAAGGCTTGCAAGGCGGCTGGCTACAAGGCAGCTTACTGCTGAATCTTGATACTGAAGAGCTGGGCGACATCTGTATTGGCTGTGCAGGCGGCGTTGATGCCACTTTTACCCTGCCGATTACTTGGCAAACCCCAAAAGCCGCTCAAGCATATCGCTTATCCGTGAAAGGCTTAAAAGGCGGGCATTCAGGGGTGGACATTCATAAACAGCGGGGTAATGCTGCCTTGATTATCTCGCGCTTATTAGACAGCGTAAGCGAACACATCGAAGTGGCGGCTATTAACGCCGGCAATTTACGCAATGCCATTCCTCGTGAAGCTGACGCCGTATTTGTCAGTGACCTTGATGAGTCTGAATTAAATCCGCTTTTAACCACTGAAGTTGACATTATTCGTCGGGGTCTGCCGCTAGAAGATCGCAATATGAGTGTGTCTCTTGAGCGTACCGATATGCCTAAGCAGACTTGGCACAGCGACTCACAGCACACCTTACTTACCGCCATTCGCTTATGCCCCAACGGTGTAGATAGAATGAGCATGGATACCCCCGGCGTGGTAGAAACTTCGGTCAACTTGGCCAAAATTGACACCCAAGACAATCAGTTAGAGCTACAAAGCTTGCTGCGTTCGCTAGATGATGCGGCGCGTGATGATTTAGCTGATAGAATGAAGCGCCTGTTTGAAAGCTTCGGCGCCAAGGTACAATTGGCCGGTGAATACCCAGGCTGGAAACCTGAGCCTGGCGCAGCCGTGATTGATACCGTCATTGAGCAAGGCCGCAAGCTATTGGGTCAAGAGCCGAATGTGACGGTCATTCATGCCGGCTTAGAGTGCGGTTTACTCGGTCAAAACTACCCACAGTGGCAAATGGTATCGTTTGGCCCTACCATTGAAATGCCGCACTCACCCGATGAGCGGGTTAACATTGCCAGTGTGGCTACATTCTGGGACTGGTTGGTATTGGTACTATCGGCTTTAAAATAG
- a CDS encoding mechanosensitive ion channel family protein, which produces MQFLGFTLDIATLTSSTVHLLTQVALAIIILVIGRWLASKIVRVAHGIMTRSHLDDTVSSFLSRLLHGLLLVVVVLAALSKVGVQTTSVVAILGGAALAVGLALKDQLSNFAAGILIVIFRPFVRGDYVQISSYTGTVTDITLINTHITTTNNHDVVIPNNDISTSAIINYTSLPNRRVDITVGIGYEANIKVAKDILLTTAKANPLAFQDPEPVVRVTNLGDNSVDLTLNVWTSNENWWAMQCQLLEEFKEALDANQIDIPFPQRKIHVSGLDSLVNKASAANSKPN; this is translated from the coding sequence ATGCAGTTTTTAGGATTTACACTTGATATTGCCACCTTGACCAGCAGTACTGTGCACTTACTGACTCAGGTTGCGCTTGCCATTATTATTTTAGTTATTGGTCGTTGGCTGGCAAGCAAGATTGTTAGGGTGGCGCATGGGATTATGACCCGCAGCCACCTAGATGATACCGTCTCAAGCTTTTTAAGCCGTTTATTACACGGTTTGTTACTGGTGGTGGTGGTGTTAGCCGCCTTAAGTAAGGTTGGGGTACAGACCACTTCTGTTGTGGCTATATTAGGCGGCGCTGCACTGGCTGTGGGTCTGGCGTTAAAAGATCAATTATCTAATTTTGCCGCGGGCATTTTAATTGTGATTTTTCGCCCCTTTGTGCGCGGAGATTATGTCCAAATTAGCAGCTATACCGGCACAGTCACCGACATTACGTTGATTAATACTCATATTACAACCACCAACAATCATGACGTGGTGATTCCAAACAATGACATCAGTACATCAGCGATTATTAATTACACGTCACTACCAAACCGCCGGGTCGATATCACCGTAGGCATCGGCTATGAGGCCAATATCAAGGTTGCCAAAGATATTTTGTTAACCACAGCCAAAGCCAACCCCCTAGCCTTTCAAGACCCTGAGCCTGTGGTACGGGTGACCAATTTGGGCGATAACTCAGTGGACTTGACCTTAAACGTGTGGACCTCAAATGAAAACTGGTGGGCCATGCAGTGCCAGCTGTTAGAAGAATTCAAAGAAGCGCTCGATGCCAATCAAATTGACATCCCCTTCCCGCAGCGTAAAATTCATGTGAGCGGCTTAGACAGCCTGGTTAACAAAGCGTCAGCGGCCAATAGCAAGCCCAACTAA
- the phhA gene encoding phenylalanine 4-monooxygenase, translated as MERTALSTKQPYVSHTPDEQGHIIYSDCENQMWQALLERQLTQLPGRACPEYLQGLDKLALPHTHIPQLPDIDAVLLEATGWRTAMVPALISFGKFFKLLANKQFPVATFIRRKQDMDYIQEPDIFHEIVGHCPLLTHPAFAAFNETYGKLGLEATAQERVFLARMYWFTIEFGLVGHDPVDRRIYGGGILSSPSETLYALSGEPDYREFNLIDVLRTPYRIDHIQPIYYVLDDLETLFEIADSDVMGAVHQAQQLGLFEPCYAL; from the coding sequence ATGGAACGCACTGCGTTATCGACAAAACAGCCCTACGTCTCGCACACGCCAGATGAACAGGGCCACATTATTTATAGCGACTGTGAAAATCAAATGTGGCAGGCGCTGCTTGAGCGTCAGTTAACTCAGCTACCAGGGCGGGCTTGCCCTGAGTATTTACAAGGTCTGGATAAATTGGCCTTGCCGCACACTCACATTCCGCAGCTGCCGGATATTGATGCGGTACTGCTAGAGGCCACAGGGTGGCGCACCGCTATGGTACCAGCGCTAATAAGCTTTGGTAAGTTTTTTAAACTGCTTGCCAATAAGCAGTTTCCGGTAGCGACTTTTATTCGCCGTAAACAGGACATGGATTACATCCAAGAGCCGGATATTTTTCATGAAATTGTCGGCCATTGTCCTTTGTTAACTCACCCAGCCTTTGCCGCTTTTAATGAAACCTATGGCAAATTAGGCCTTGAAGCCACTGCTCAAGAGCGGGTGTTTTTGGCACGTATGTACTGGTTTACCATTGAGTTTGGCTTGGTGGGACATGACCCAGTAGATCGACGTATTTATGGCGGCGGGATCTTAAGCTCACCTTCTGAGACGCTATATGCGCTAAGCGGCGAGCCCGATTACCGTGAGTTTAATCTCATTGATGTGCTGCGCACTCCCTATAGAATTGATCATATCCAGCCCATTTATTATGTGCTTGATGATTTAGAAACTTTATTTGAAATCGCGGATAGTGATGTGATGGGGGCGGTGCATCAGGCGCAGCAGTTGGGTTTGTTTGAGCCTTGCTATGCGCTTTAA
- a CDS encoding LysR family transcriptional regulator gives MKWEGISEFVYVAEYESFTRAAKELGISIAQVSRQVSALEKRLNIKLLYRTTRKISLTEEGQVFYKHCRGVLDGLDAAEQAISSLQSKPQGKIKLTAPVTYGEQQLLPLINDFIVQYPDIKVTAFLSNQKLDLVEGGYDLAVRIGKLSDSTLMAKKLGHRTNFVCAAPDYLDRYGTPQTLAELASHNCLLGSLDYWHFKQAQSERNIRVSGSVRYNSGYSLVDAALKGIGMVQLPDYYVQKYLDSGKLISVLDDFREPEEGIWAVYPQNRHLSTKMQLLLQYLQQHLNVQSGGK, from the coding sequence ATGAAGTGGGAAGGTATTAGCGAGTTTGTGTACGTAGCAGAGTATGAGAGCTTTACCCGAGCGGCCAAAGAGCTGGGTATTTCTATCGCTCAGGTCAGTCGGCAGGTAAGTGCCTTAGAAAAACGGCTTAACATTAAGCTGTTGTATCGCACCACCCGCAAGATTTCATTGACCGAAGAGGGGCAGGTGTTTTATAAGCACTGCCGAGGGGTACTTGATGGGCTTGATGCCGCCGAGCAAGCAATTAGTAGCTTGCAGTCAAAGCCGCAAGGTAAGATTAAATTGACCGCACCGGTGACCTATGGTGAGCAGCAATTGTTGCCTTTGATTAATGATTTTATCGTACAGTATCCGGATATTAAGGTCACGGCCTTTTTAAGCAATCAAAAGCTAGATTTGGTCGAGGGCGGCTATGATCTGGCGGTGCGTATTGGCAAACTAAGCGACTCGACGTTAATGGCAAAAAAGCTCGGTCACCGTACCAATTTTGTGTGCGCCGCGCCGGATTATTTAGACCGCTATGGTACGCCGCAAACTTTAGCTGAGCTGGCTAGTCACAACTGTTTGCTAGGCAGTTTGGATTATTGGCACTTTAAGCAAGCGCAGAGTGAGCGCAACATCCGAGTCAGTGGCAGCGTCCGATATAACAGTGGTTATAGTTTGGTTGATGCTGCCTTAAAGGGTATTGGTATGGTTCAGTTGCCAGATTATTATGTCCAAAAATATCTTGATTCAGGGAAACTTATCAGTGTACTCGATGACTTTCGGGAGCCTGAGGAGGGAATATGGGCGGTATATCCACAAAACCGGCACCTATCTACCAAGATGCAATTGCTGCTACAGTATTTGCAGCAGCATTTAAATGTACAATCTGGAGGCAAATAA
- the fahA gene encoding fumarylacetoacetase, giving the protein MDTQLRSFLTIAADSDFSIHNLPYGIFSETKDGVRRAGVAIGDKVLDLAALEEAKLLTLTGGPYFNKPTLNDFIESGRDNWTAARSQVQSLLSAETATLRDDEQLQAKVLFDQSSVCLHLPLHVPGYTDFYSSKEHATNVGTMFRDPKNALLPNWTELPVGYNGRASTIIVSGQDVVRPSGQIKPNADERPIFSACRRLDFELETAFVVGKPNHIGQPISIDDAWEHIFGMVLLNDWSARDIQKWEYVPLGPFNAKTFASSISPWIVTLDALAPFKTDLPVQEPKPLAYLREHNSDTTYDINLSVEILAEKADEPTVVCNTNFKHMYWSMAQQLTHHTISGCSVQVGDLMGSGTISGPTPDSYGSMLEIAWNATKPVTLSNGETRTFIEDGDTVIMKGYSEKDGIRVGFGEVRGTLLPALDFKFMN; this is encoded by the coding sequence ATCGATACTCAGCTTCGCTCTTTTTTGACCATTGCCGCTGATAGCGACTTCTCCATTCACAACCTGCCTTACGGCATCTTTAGTGAGACCAAAGACGGCGTACGCCGCGCCGGTGTGGCCATAGGCGATAAGGTTTTGGATCTGGCAGCCTTAGAAGAGGCCAAGCTTTTGACCTTAACCGGTGGCCCTTATTTTAACAAACCCACTTTAAACGACTTTATTGAATCGGGCCGAGACAATTGGACCGCCGCGCGTAGCCAAGTTCAAAGCCTATTGTCTGCCGAGACTGCCACTTTACGAGACGATGAGCAGCTACAGGCTAAAGTATTGTTTGACCAAAGCAGCGTTTGCCTACATTTGCCGCTTCATGTGCCTGGATATACCGACTTTTATTCCTCAAAAGAGCATGCGACCAATGTCGGCACCATGTTCCGTGATCCAAAAAATGCCTTACTGCCCAACTGGACTGAGCTGCCTGTCGGCTATAACGGCCGCGCCAGCACTATCATCGTCAGTGGTCAAGACGTGGTACGCCCCTCAGGTCAGATCAAACCTAATGCCGATGAACGTCCTATTTTCTCAGCTTGTCGTCGTCTAGATTTTGAGCTTGAAACTGCGTTTGTGGTCGGTAAACCCAATCATATCGGCCAGCCCATCTCTATCGATGACGCTTGGGAGCATATCTTTGGTATGGTACTGCTTAACGACTGGTCAGCTCGTGATATCCAGAAGTGGGAATACGTGCCTTTAGGCCCATTTAATGCCAAGACCTTTGCCTCTTCTATCTCACCGTGGATTGTTACTTTAGATGCCTTAGCGCCGTTTAAGACCGACCTTCCCGTGCAAGAACCGAAACCATTGGCTTACTTACGCGAGCACAATTCAGACACCACCTATGATATCAATCTATCGGTAGAAATTTTGGCAGAAAAAGCCGATGAGCCTACTGTGGTCTGTAACACCAACTTCAAACATATGTATTGGTCGATGGCACAGCAATTAACCCATCACACCATTTCAGGCTGCTCAGTACAAGTGGGCGATTTGATGGGCTCAGGAACCATCTCAGGCCCTACCCCAGACTCATATGGCTCAATGCTTGAGATTGCATGGAATGCGACCAAACCGGTTACCTTAAGCAATGGCGAGACCCGCACCTTCATAGAAGATGGTGATACGGTCATCATGAAAGGCTATAGTGAAAAAGACGGCATCCGAGTCGGTTTTGGCGAGGTACGCGGCACATTACTGCCTGCTTTAGATTTTAAATTTATGAACTAA
- a CDS encoding VOC family protein, translating to MSFEIEKIHHVAYRCKDAKQTVEWYEKNLNMKFVLAFAEDYVPSTKAYDPYMHIFLDAGNGNVLAFFELPNQPEMGADPNTPLWVQHLALKVKDRAALLAAKQQLEDNGIDVLGVTNHGIFHSIYFFDPNGHRIELTYDDETSPEKIALITEEMKKDMLEEWTRTKRAPSHTHFLHAQELAAVKDSIPAGE from the coding sequence ATGAGCTTTGAAATTGAAAAAATTCACCACGTCGCTTATCGCTGTAAGGATGCCAAACAGACCGTTGAGTGGTATGAAAAAAACCTAAATATGAAGTTTGTGCTGGCCTTTGCCGAGGATTATGTGCCCTCCACAAAGGCCTATGACCCATATATGCACATCTTCTTGGATGCAGGTAACGGCAATGTTTTGGCCTTTTTTGAGCTGCCAAACCAGCCTGAGATGGGTGCTGATCCCAATACCCCATTATGGGTTCAGCATTTAGCGCTAAAGGTAAAAGACAGAGCTGCCTTATTGGCCGCCAAGCAGCAGTTAGAGGATAATGGTATTGATGTGCTTGGGGTCACCAATCATGGCATCTTCCACTCCATCTATTTCTTTGATCCCAATGGTCATCGTATTGAGCTGACCTATGATGATGAGACGTCGCCTGAAAAAATAGCCTTGATTACTGAGGAGATGAAAAAGGACATGCTTGAGGAGTGGACGCGTACCAAACGTGCCCCGAGCCATACCCATTTTTTACACGCACAAGAGCTTGCGGCGGTAAAAGACAGCATTCCGGCTGGGGAATAA